In the Equus quagga isolate Etosha38 chromosome 6, UCLA_HA_Equagga_1.0, whole genome shotgun sequence genome, ATTAGAATTCAAATTTGTATGCCCTCTCCAGGAAAAAAGTTAGTAACATAagtcaaaagctttaaaaatattcacaaccTTTAATTCAGTACTTTTATTtataggaatttattctaaagaaataatatgaagtacagaaaacattttaagctTACATATTCattactttcttatttaaaacagggagaaaatgaaatactgtaAATGTCCTAAACTAGAAGAATTAAGTAATTATTGTATGACTAAATAATGGAAAATTACATAGCTATTAGAGCTCATGTTTGCAAAAACctgttaaaaatggaaaatgtttgcATCACAATATTAAGTTAAAAGTATTATATATACATTGTCATAACCTTTTTATATGCAGAAAAAAGATTAGAAGGAAATACACTAACACATTAATCCATCACATTTATAAGCAACCATGTGTACTTAAGtctaaacattttggaaaataccaGAATACAGTTAAAGTGGCATGAAAAGTGAAACTATAGAGTTTCATAcaactttttctttaagaaaaaaattgtcataaaatactttaatattaaACACAAagggtgaaatcttgccatttgtgacaatgtggatggacctagagggtattatgctatgtgaaataagtcatacagagaaagacaaatactgtatgatttcacttatatgcggaatcgaaaaaacaaaagaaatgaacaaacaagacagaaacaaaaactcataGATATAAAGagcaaactggtggttgccagaggggaggatGGTTGGggatgggtgaaataggtgagGGGATTAAGAGTtataaacttccagttgtaaaataaacaagtcatgggGATGTGCAGCATACTGtgcagcatagggaatatagtcaataatattgtaataacctTCTGTGTTGACAGATCACGGTGATCATTTCATACTGTATGTAAATGTTGAATGactatgttgtatacctgaagcTAACATAATATGGTATGTAGAccacacttcaataaaaaataataatattaagcaaaagtacagaaaacaaagtaagcaataaaatatacttaaaaagaaatcatactCCAGCTTATATAAATACCATGGAGGTAAAACtggaaaagattaatttttagtGCACTGGAAATTACTTCTCAaaaatttcagaatataaaaGACAAGTTATGTGATATTAGTGCCTATTCAGCTGACTTGCATATAAGTCCTTggtatacattatttattttcaaagatgtaTTGAGTGTTTATTATGGGCTGGGCATTTGGAAATGGATATAGAAAAAAGAGATACTTCTCTGTTCCCTATCTTTGTTAGTTTCCTAGGATTCCAGGTAAGCATCCTCAACTGGTATCAAAAGAGTtcatagggccagccctgtgtcgtagtggttaagttcacatgctctgcttcggcagccttgggttcgcgggtttggatcctgggcacagacctatacactgctcatcaagccatgctgtgacggtctcccacatacagaatagaggaagattggcatggatgttagctcagcgacaatcttcctcaagcgaaaaagaggaagactggcagcagatgttagctcagggccaatcctcctcaccaaaaaaaaaaaaaaaaagagagagagggagcaacaaaaaaaaaatatatgttctacTCTCTTTTGCAATGTGTCCCCTTGATGTATGGTCTCCAACTGGCTTCTTACCATCCCAGAGCAAGAGATCAGAGATGATGTCCTCCAAGGAAGTCCTATTTCCTAAGAATGCACAGTGCTGTGTTTAGTTACAGCTCTGGTGTAATGAATTATCTCTCCCCAGCTGCAGGGTATTCTCAGGAGGGAGCATTTACTGGTAGATATTGGTTTTTGGGGAGTGACGTTTCTTGGCCAACTATACATAGTAACAAACATGTCCATCCTTCCCCCAACAACACCCCAGGAAAGGTATGTTCCAAAGGAGGCCTGTTTCTTCCCAGACCTGGGATGCCCGGCTGTTTGATGAGCCACAGTCCAAGGGGTGAAATTTCTGTCGCTCTGCAGACTGTGACTTCTCAATCATGATAACGCCCTATTGCCTTTTGAAGAACCGCAGGGAAAGAGAAGTGCAGTTGAAACGTCCCCTCAAAGCTGACAAAACATGACATTAGCATACGCAGTATGGCTCTGGGAAGCCTTGCAGTAGATAGACTAGAAAAGGTGAGCTCACACATATTCCAAAGCTGTGGAGTGAATTGTACGTGTTTATGCACGAAAGAATACGCAGTTGACAGCCTTTCCTTCCAAACCCCCAGTCCTCTTTCCAGAATCTTCCAGCCAAGCTAAGCATACACACTTTAACTTTCCTTTTCCAGCAGGTTAGCGCAGGATATTCTACCAGCAGGAGAGATGCGTTGACTTAGGCCTTAGGGCGGCAGTAATGAGGTTTGTTAGAGACCAAGAACGctaatgaaaaataacttcagaCTAGATTCGGCAAACGAAATGGACCACAGACTTGGAAGGATTCTTGGAGATGACTTTACAATTGCCAGTGGGAAAAGTGAAGCTGAGAGGATAAATGTCTTGCCCAAGATCTAATAGCTTGGCTATGATCAGAGCCAGGCCTACATTTACAACCGCTGATTCACACTCCACTCCTCTATGCTGAACAGTCGGGACAGCGAGCCAACAAAAAGCGGCACTTAACTCTAAGTGTTTAGGGTAAACATGGAATTGGAGCGGAAATgaatactaatttaaaaagaaggtgCATAAACGTTTTTGAGCTTGGGAGAAATTCTATTTATtagcttcctttccttccttttgataTGCCtctacatttttcatttatcagaccagtctttttttttttaatgaatttgtaAATGATATATTTGTGATACTTGCACACagtttaattaaaaacatgtttcttcttttccatcaCCTTTTCATTTGATGCAACTGTTGCCACTACTAAATTGCAACTGTTAACGCCTTCTCAGTGACTTATAAGAAGAGTCACAGTACTCAATTGCTGTTAGATggagcaaaaaaggaagaaaagtatacataatgtgagaaaaagagaacatgTAGTACTAttaggagaagggaagagattcAGGCTTTCCAGTGTATTTGAGAAGAAATACAAGTGTTTAAAATCGTTGTTCCAGTTTTGGATGCTAAGATTAGGATTATCATTGCTCAAAATGCTTTCATGTTTTTCCACGCCTTCCTTCTTCCAGAGGTAACaaggagttttatttttcacaacagCTTTAACAGAGCACAGTGGACatgcaataaactgcacatatttaatgtacacaatttgataagttttgacatatgtatacacaagTGAAATCATTgctacaattaaaataattaacatattcatcatCTCCGAAAGTTTTCTTTTGATCCTTTGTATCCCTCCTGCCCATCTTTTCTGCCCCTCCAACAACCTGTTCCTAGGAACCGCTCATGtgctttctgtcaccatagattcctaggattttatataaattacatcacacatccttgtcttatttctcacaaaataatgatttttatattcattcatgttgtagcatgtgtcagagaGCTTTTGTTTGTTGCTAAGTAGTAGTCCATTATATGGTTATACCAAATGTtcgtggacatttgggtttttccagTTAGCCCCtatatgaataaagctactgtgaaattttgtgtctttgtatggacgttttttttatttctcctgggttgatacctaggagcagaatgttggatcatatggtatgtaTATGTTCGACATTCTAAGAAACTATCAActggtttccaaagtggttgtactagtttacatttccaccagcagtgtggTAGAGTCCCGGCTGCTCCACATTCTCGCCATACTTGATAtagtcagtcttttaaattttcgCCATTTTAATAGCTATGTAGTGGTATTTCTTGGcaggtttaatttgcatttccctagtgactaatgatgttcagcatcttttcttgtgcttatttgccatccatttaTCTTCCCTGGTGACaagtttgttcaaatcttttgctcattaaaaaaaccaaaatttgggagctggccctgtggccaagttgttaagttggcatgctctgcttcagcggcccagggtttctcaggtttgggtcctgggtgcagagctagcaccgctcatcaagccatgctgggatggcatcccacatagcacaaccagaaggacctccaactagagTATCCAACTatggggcactttggggagaagaagaaaaaaaagactggcaacagatgttagcatagggccaatctttgaaataaaaaaacaccaaattgttaaaaaaaattgaatttttttcttactgagttttgaaatctctttatatattatgtatacaagtcctttatcagatatatgtattaCAACGGTTTTCTGTCCATCAATGATATGACTTTTCAGTCTCTTAACATTGTCTTTTGAAGAAGTATTTAATTGtgatgaaatacaatttattagtttgctcttttatggatcatgctttggttgtttaagaaatctttgcatcactcaaggtcacaaaggtgTTCTCCTATGTAATATGGTTTTATGACTTACATTTAGGCCTGTGGTCTATTTTGAGTCCATTTTTGTaagtggtgtgaggtagggatcaaagttaaattttttttttttgcacacaGATGTCCAGTTGTCCTGACAAAATTTGTTGGGGaaaaactattctttctccactgaattgctttgcGCCTTGTCTAAAATTAGTTTATTTACGGGTGAGTCTGTTTCTAAAGTCTCTCTTTTGTCACACTGGTggattatttttctatcttttcacattgttttgattactgtaactttataataattcttaaGTAATATATTGTTAGCCTTGCAACTTTATCCTTCTTTCAAAgatgttttggctattttagggCCTTCCTTTGCGtttccatatgtattttagaatAGGTTTGACAGTTTCTACCAAAAATatctgctggaattttgattgagatggAATTGATGTATAGATCAATTTAGGTAGAATTGTCttaacaatgttgagtcttctgaCCCACGGACATGATATATCTCTCcgtttatttaaatcttctttaatttttgtcagCAAAGTTTATTAGTCTTCAATCTTTcacacattttatcatttttcatttaaatagacacacattttatttaaagacacttacttaaaaattattttcacttcctCAGATGAAAACCAATATCACTTGCCATAATTGGAAGGTAACTTtgataatcaaataaaaacacaaaaatagtgTTAAATTCCAGGTAAACCCTGTTTCTTGatgattctctctttttttaatgttaaaaagcATTAATTAACAAGtcttagaaaattctaaagacatGCTTACACCAAGCTGAGTATTTTCCTTTATGTATCCAggtcttaaaaataaacagaaaaagggaaTTGTTTTCTCACTAGGTAATTCATTGTACTTTAACGACCCTTCTAGCACTAAAAACTCATTTCTCATACTTGGGTTATGAGTTCCACCGTTAGGGAATAACTAGATTTTAGGCAGGAGTGGCTTGAGCAAAGACAGCAGAGTGGGAAAGTATGGGTATTATAGAATCCACAGAGGTTAGGAATTTCTAGTGTGGTAGCTCTAAACCTTGAGTGTGTATAGTCATTACCTCGAGAGTTTAAAAGACTCAGACCAAAAGAATCAAAATACTTAAACTGGAGTatctatatcttttaaaatttccctagGTAGTTATAATGCTTAGGAAGGAGGAAAACCTCTATGATAGGATGTCAGGATGTTGATATAGgaaggtgatggtggtgatggtgtgaAGTGAGTGGGGCTGGAGAAAACCCCGactgattagcaatgtctgccaagAGGTCAGTAGGTGGAGTggtaaaaatatcattattattcgCCATCTTAGGGCTAGAATATGAATTGCCTGTCAAGGCAGTTGAATATTATCTTGAAGAACTGACAGAGCCCTGACTCTCTTTTCCATTTAAGAACCAATGCTCATGAATTTTCTGCTTCAAATGCTCTTTTGGTTTAAAAGCAATATGATCTCTTCTTACAATGAAAGGCATTAAATGTGTATTTCAAGACtgcattttatatcatgtttaaAGAATGGTCTAAATGACCTTCCCCAATACTGTACAATAGAAATGTAAAGTGGTATTTTGGAAACAGCTTTAACCCAATTGCTGCCTATAAATAGTTTCAGATAAGAAATTCGTAAATACTTCTGTGGGGGGttgcatttcaaaatataataatgcataGAATCCAAATTTGCACGTGTAAGTAAACAGCATGCACGAGAAAAATCTGAACGTTAATCAATTCCCTTAATTATTTATCCATTGTTTTGACCAAGctgtaagacatttaaaataaggCCTCTTTCAGGTGGGTAGCATTTGCGGCCTGTCAAGCTCTGCATTCTCATTAAACTGGCCATGCTACCTTCCCGAAGACTTCATCTGGGAAAAGGATAGAGAAGGAGAACTCCAAATCCAAATCTTCAAACTTGCTTAGGAGAAGCGTGGAACTGGGGAACAGAGACTTTCAAATCTTGCTTACTTTAAGAAGGGCAGTAAGAGGTGTGGGAGAGGACGTGAAGATTGTTTACTAAATTGTCCGTTTAAGAATTCATGGGGAAGCAAGAGGGGGAAAAGGGCTTCTTGGGGAGGGAACACTTGCAGCCCATCAGGACAGCTTTTTGCGTCTCCCACCGTCCCTCCTCCCAGACGGGCGCCGCTCTCGGTCCCCGGCCCTCCCTCCCCGGCTTCAGGGCTTGGCCAGGAGACCCGGTGGGCGGGGTAGCCTCTCCAGCCTCGCCTTCTCCGACTCATAGGGCGCGCGGAGCACAGGAGCATTAACTCAGCGCCCCGGGACTCTAATAAGAGGCTCACTGGGCATCCGCGCCTCTTCGCATCTCCACCTCCCGGAATCGGTCGTCCCCAGCCCGCGGCGGGAATTGCTTCAAACTTTGTCCGCGTGTGGGTGGCAAGCAGCGGGACGGCGGCGCGTCCCCCAGCCTCCCGCATCGCGGCCGGGGTAGCAGTGGACAGCGCACCTTCCTGTCGCGTCCCGGTCGCCAGACTCTCCTCGGGAATGGAGCAGGCACAGTGTGGCAGCAGAGACCGCAGCGGCAGCGGCCGACCCCACCTGGCCCCCGGGCTGGCGGCGGCGGCCCCCGCGCCCCTGTCTCCGGCGATGACGGTGCCCCCGGGGCTACCGGTGCCCCCAACTTTCCTGCGGCCGCCCAGCCTGTTCCTGCGGGCAGCCGCCGCCGCAGCCTCGGGAAACGGAGGCTGCCCGCCGGCTCCCGGGCTGGAGAGGGGGGTGGGCGCGGTGGGCTGCGGCTACCCGCGGACACCCAAGTGCGCCCGTTGTCGCAACCACGGCGTCGTGTCTGCGCTCAAGGGCCACAAGCGCTTCTGCCGCTGGCGGGACTGCGCGTGTGCCAAGTGCACCCTGATCGCCGAGCGCCAGCGCGTCATGGCCGCCCAGGTGGCGCTGCGCAGGCAGCAGGCCCAGGAGGAGAGCGAGGCCCGGGGGCTGCAAAGGCTCCTGTACCCTGGACCCTCGGGGACGGGGGCTCGGACAGCCGGAGGCGGCGGCAGAACCGAGAATCCCCAGGGCGCGAGAGGCCCCCCGGCGGTGACTGCGATGGGACTGGGGGCCTTGAGACAGGCTAGTGGGCTGGCGACCCCTGCGTTCGAGGTTTTCCAGCCAGATTACACAGAGGAAAAACAAGGTGAGTCgatctttcatttgctttttgcaCAAGAAAAATGGTTGCTCTGAAGCAAAACTGTGAAACACTCAGCTGTACCCTGGAGGCGGGCAAGAAAAGTTGTTTAATAGTGAAGTTCTGGGAAACTTTTCTGCAATATAGACGTAAATGGGGGTGTTAGAGACCCCTCGCGTTCAGTTCGGAAGggctttctcttcctttagtGATAGGATAAGATCATGAAAAAGTGAAGCGTGAGTGATCAGATGAGCAAGTCGTGCTAGGAATGGAGTTTGCGTCCAAGATGCTGTGACTTTGAGAAGAGCTTCAAGCGGGCCTTGAGTGAAAAGCTTCGTGAGAGAAGCTGCGTTTGGAGCTTACTCTGTACTCTTTTCAGCTATAAAACCAGAGTCGATCTTCTGATCTGGCGTGGGAAACTCACTGGTGGTTGGCAGGACAGCTCTTTACCTTCAGGGCAAACCTTTGGCACCAGCTGGAAGTGGGGAAGAGACAGAAATCTACCAAAGCGCTTTTTACTCTTTCCCTTAAAATTTTCCAGCCTTCCACCCCCTCCCGGAGCTGTCAGCCTCCAAAATGTCAAAAGCTCTAATATTTGAAGTTTCAACTCTTCCAATAAGAAAGAAACTTAGGTTTTCCAGCTTTGTAAAGCCATTGGTAAGAGTTTCAAAGTCTGGTATTAGAGATTTCTTGTCCGAGGAGTTTTAAGGtttgttttttagtatttattgagtgcaaaTCATCTTCATGCCATGTGTTAggtaaaaaaaagatatatatttttttgactGGGGTTATCCCAAATTAGCTTTCCCTGCTAATGTAAATCTCACTTATTTTAGTGAATTTCATAGTCCTCCACAGGTCACAGTAGCCGCGAAAATGTCATCTCAGTGTTTTTGGATACATCCAAGACAGGTTGTATCACATGAAAATATATGATAATGATACAGTAAGTTACTAAAACTCTCCTGAATCATGAAAATTGCAGAACTTAACAGATCCCAGGATGTACTTTGCAAAAAGACTATCCCTGTATTTAAATAAGGCATATATGATTTGGTGTTCGCCTACATCAACTTTTTGCCTATGTTTTAGTTTATTTCAGTGggcaaaacagactttaaatatttctcatgaaaaatCAAAGAGGGCTGAAGAACAAAGTTATTAAGCAAAActactataaaaaagaaaaagttaaaattccaTAAACTGAATTGACAGGGAGATCTCGCTGAAATCTCTCTGCTAAAcaatgattatgtgatttttttgggGATAGGGGGTTACCGAAGTGTTCTGTTTATAGGgacaattattttactttattctttgcTTCAGTTGACTTCCTTTTTTGAAAAGCTACTTCCCTGGCTTTTCTCAGCTGACTGCCTCCTCTTACACAATATCCATCAACTGTAGTAGAGTAGTCTATTTAATTTACTCAGTCATTAGACAAAGACTAACAGTGATTCAGAGGTGAATAAGATTTTCTGATACAAAAGAGCCTTAtagtcaaaagaaagaaaattgtgtgTATCCAAAAACTACAATGCAAGACATAATATGCAGCGATAAAAGTAAAGTGAACCCAGCTATGGGAGTTGAGAGAACAGAGATAATATCAAAGCATTTTGTAAATGATATTATAGTATTTTAAGGACACCTTGTTTTCTAGGTAGTTTTATGCAAtgactattttattatattatattgtcCTCCATGAATACAATGTAATACCAAAAGATTATTTTATGCACAAATTGCTGTAACATGGACTTTTGACACCTTACATGTTCAGGGGACATATTTAATGAATcgtatttataaatgaaatggaatGGTGGACCAAGGCCAATCTATTTCCACTTGGCAGACTTCATTAGAAAAGTTCCATTTCAAGTTGAAAATACTAGCAAGTCTTGCTAGTTTTGCAGGagcaacattttttcttttgtcatatgtttataaaatgacagcattttaACCCTCAAAGTTTTAAGTTGCACACACTTACTTAAGTTTTAAGATAGACTATAGATATTTCTTTAGAATTGAGAACCGCTCCTTGAGAAAACGTGGGAGTATTACAGATCATGTTTGCGCATCCCTGCTGGACGCGATATTTGTTTTGTTGCATTCATAAGCTttgtagaaaaagaaagtttgaaagaaataGTCTGAGTACTCCAGTTGACAGTTTAGTCTTTCTAATGGAAATAGAGATAAAAGGAAAtgtaaaccaaaataaaaatgatttagtCAATGTATAAATTATCATTTTCCCGGCATTAGCCTTACAAAAGagtattaaagatatttttgttttattaatattcacaTGCTCAACATGTTGAGCTAGAAAATCAGATTTTTGAGTAaaagtatttttggaaaattttcttaatattggAAGGGAGTTGTGATTTAAAGCAAATGACTAATGTGTTGTTTTTACAAGACACTCTGAAGACACATATGGATTGCAATAGTGCagtttatacttttcttttagaaacaatTTGACTGTAAACTCTTTTCTTGATATCTCCTAGGGATTGAAAAAGAAAGTACACATTTCACAGAGGATTGTGAAAAAATACCAACTCCGTATCGTCTctcacataaaatgaaatatgccTGCGAATTCTGGTGTCGTTTGAGATTGGTATAGCAGTGGTCATTATTGGTTTagatttgaaatgaaatgaaaaatttttttatttttcacattattcAGGTAACTTAATCGGAACCCAAAATGTggtcattaaaaaaacaatttgttGAAATTTAGCAGTAGCGATTAAATAGAATGTTGGTCTTCATACtaagattgttttcttttggctttttatcTAAACAATCATTTTATTCAGTTCTTTTTGCATAGTgtcattgtgaaaaaaaaattctcattggATAACAGCAAGACTTGAGTAACATTTAGGAAAATCTCAATTCACCCAGCGGGGCAAGTGGTGTGAGGGACTGGTGTTACGTTAACAGTTTGAGGTAACAACAAACTTTCGTCTTCTGATTCCTAAGTCACTGCAACATCTGTACGTGGTATAATTCTGTGATCTTGAAGTGACataataaatatcatttctcCACTATTCCAACAGTTGCATTTCTGAGTGATCTTCAAAAATTCTTACTCATTAAAACCTCTTAGAGAGGAATGAGTATTATAATAtactatgaatgaatgaatgattttatcCAGCACGATTTTGGAGTGGGCAGTACTACGTTctgggaagttttctttttatttgattcctcttctttctcttccccagaaCAAAAAGAGAGTAAATGTGACTCATGCCAGAGTGGACAAGAAGAACCGGTCTCCAGATCCCACCAACTTACCCTGGGATCATCTCCTAAGTCGAATGGTGTCATTGGAAAACAAAACGTCAAGTCAGCTATTCCAGAAAACTCAAGCAAGGATGATAACATCCAGTCTCCTCACCGCGGGGAGCAATCAGGAGGTGAAGAGAGCCCGGGGTCCTTGTCGTCCTCTGATCTGGAATCAGGAAATGAAAGTGAGTGGGCCAAAGACTTCACTGCTACCAGAGCCTGGCTTCCCACAGTGTCCTCAAGACCAAGAGACCCTCTTGATATTCTTACCAAGATTTTCCCAAGTTACAGACGCAGCCGGCTGGAAGTCATTCTACAGTTCTGCAAGGGGGATGTGGTCCAAGCCATTGAACAGGTCCTCAATGGGAAAGAAGACAAAGCAGACACCAGGGATCTGGCAAGCTCAGGAGAATTGGAAAATACAGCTTTTCAGAAAGCTTCGAGTTTTAATTTAGCTGGAATTGGTTTTGGAACTCTAGGAAATAAAtcagctttctctcctcttcaaacTACTTCTACTTCTTTTGGAGGTGACTCAAGCCTCTACAGCTTAAATCCTAGACTAGGTATCAGTCCATTACGGCTGGCATATTCCTCTCCAGGAAGAGGGCTGCCTGGTTTCATGTCTCCCTACCTAACTCCTGGGTTGGTCCCAGCATTGCCTTTTCGGCCAGCTTTGGATTATGCCTTTTCAGGGATGCTTAGAGATTCTTCCTACCTTCCCAGCAAAGACTCCGTAACTGGTGGCAGACTGTATTCAAGGCTGAATCACGACAACCTGTAATACATCGGCCTCATCTCCCTTTCTGGAGTAATTCTA is a window encoding:
- the DMRTA1 gene encoding doublesex- and mab-3-related transcription factor A1; protein product: MEQAQCGSRDRSGSGRPHLAPGLAAAAPAPLSPAMTVPPGLPVPPTFLRPPSLFLRAAAAAASGNGGCPPAPGLERGVGAVGCGYPRTPKCARCRNHGVVSALKGHKRFCRWRDCACAKCTLIAERQRVMAAQVALRRQQAQEESEARGLQRLLYPGPSGTGARTAGGGGRTENPQGARGPPAVTAMGLGALRQASGLATPAFEVFQPDYTEEKQEQKESKCDSCQSGQEEPVSRSHQLTLGSSPKSNGVIGKQNVKSAIPENSSKDDNIQSPHRGEQSGGEESPGSLSSSDLESGNESEWAKDFTATRAWLPTVSSRPRDPLDILTKIFPSYRRSRLEVILQFCKGDVVQAIEQVLNGKEDKADTRDLASSGELENTAFQKASSFNLAGIGFGTLGNKSAFSPLQTTSTSFGGDSSLYSLNPRLGISPLRLAYSSPGRGLPGFMSPYLTPGLVPALPFRPALDYAFSGMLRDSSYLPSKDSVTGGRLYSRLNHDNL